The following proteins are encoded in a genomic region of Flammeovirga pectinis:
- a CDS encoding ABC transporter ATP-binding protein, with product MIILKQINKFFETEEVQTQALKNINLEVQEGEFIAIMGPSGCGKSTLLNVIGLLESPSSGNYLLDGDEVANFKESQRTNLRKGNIGFVFQNFHLINQLTVSENIALPLAYLDLNKSDRKKKVEEVLDRLKISHRRDHYPQQLSGGQQQRVGICRAVVSNPKLILADEPTGNLDSKNGKEVMELLTELNKQGATIIMVTHSQRDANYAHRVISLLDGEIVTEVENEIELF from the coding sequence ATGATTATACTAAAGCAAATCAATAAATTCTTCGAAACAGAAGAGGTGCAAACACAAGCCCTAAAAAACATCAACTTGGAGGTACAAGAAGGAGAATTTATCGCCATTATGGGCCCTTCTGGTTGCGGAAAATCAACTCTTTTAAATGTGATTGGATTACTGGAAAGCCCTTCATCAGGAAACTATTTATTAGATGGTGATGAAGTTGCTAATTTCAAAGAATCACAAAGAACCAACTTAAGAAAAGGAAATATTGGATTCGTATTCCAAAACTTCCATTTGATTAATCAATTAACCGTTTCTGAAAACATCGCTCTGCCTTTGGCTTATCTTGATCTCAATAAAAGTGATCGTAAAAAGAAAGTAGAAGAAGTGTTAGACCGTTTAAAGATCAGTCATCGAAGAGATCATTACCCACAACAACTTTCAGGAGGGCAACAGCAACGTGTAGGTATATGTAGAGCCGTTGTATCTAATCCAAAATTAATATTAGCCGATGAGCCTACAGGTAATTTAGATTCTAAAAATGGTAAGGAAGTAATGGAATTGCTTACAGAACTAAATAAGCAAGGAGCAACCATTATAATGGTAACACACTCCCAAAGAGATGCCAATTATGCACATAGAGTCATTTCTTTATTGGATGGAGAAATTGTCACTGAAGTAGAAAACGAAATCGAACTATTCTAA
- a CDS encoding efflux RND transporter periplasmic adaptor subunit, with protein MDTIIKKKKSPFHKYIGFISTAVFVMTLIVYTIWSYNAPSEISISKNKLQIATVEKGFFHDYINIKGKVHPHQTIYLDAVERGRVKEIVAQEGSFINEGDVIIELENNELYQQILNSEVALAEKENYLRNTKINFRNDLIQSQKNVIESEYQLKRTERNYKQQERLLEKGLIAEEDYIKAKEDYLYQKELQKINKLKAENDKLLQETTMQTLEKDLVKMRATLTLIQSRLDHLKVKAPSSAYLGNIEAEIGQSIQQGQHLGILYDLSEVKIIAEIDERYITKVKKGLKASYKYQNHIYSLIVERIYPEVKEGLFKVELKFEAEKPEDLHSGQTTQARLNLGNPKNALMLNKGNFYGETAGQWVYVLAEDGKTAQKRKIRIGDQNIHKYEILEGLKPGEKVVISQYNLLGDYDQIVFE; from the coding sequence ATGGATACTATAATTAAAAAGAAGAAATCGCCTTTTCATAAATACATTGGATTCATTTCCACTGCTGTATTTGTGATGACATTAATTGTATATACTATATGGTCCTATAATGCTCCATCAGAGATTAGCATTTCAAAAAATAAACTTCAAATAGCCACTGTAGAGAAAGGTTTTTTTCATGATTATATCAATATAAAAGGAAAGGTTCATCCACATCAGACTATCTATTTAGATGCTGTGGAAAGAGGTAGAGTGAAAGAAATTGTGGCTCAAGAAGGAAGTTTTATTAATGAAGGAGATGTAATTATCGAATTAGAAAATAATGAACTTTACCAACAGATTTTGAATAGTGAAGTAGCTCTAGCTGAGAAAGAAAACTATCTGAGAAATACCAAAATCAACTTTAGAAATGATTTGATACAATCACAGAAAAACGTGATCGAAAGTGAGTATCAATTAAAGCGAACGGAAAGAAATTATAAACAACAAGAACGTCTTTTAGAAAAAGGGTTGATTGCAGAAGAAGATTATATCAAAGCGAAGGAAGATTATTTATATCAAAAGGAATTGCAAAAGATCAATAAGCTAAAGGCTGAAAATGATAAGCTTTTACAGGAAACAACAATGCAGACTTTGGAAAAGGATTTGGTGAAAATGAGAGCAACACTGACCTTGATACAAAGCAGACTGGATCATTTAAAAGTAAAGGCTCCTTCTTCTGCTTATTTGGGAAATATTGAAGCTGAAATTGGGCAATCCATACAACAAGGACAGCATTTAGGAATTCTTTATGATTTATCTGAAGTGAAAATTATCGCTGAGATTGATGAGCGTTATATCACAAAAGTGAAGAAAGGATTGAAGGCTTCTTATAAGTATCAGAATCATATTTACTCTTTAATTGTTGAGAGAATATACCCCGAAGTCAAAGAAGGACTTTTTAAAGTGGAGTTGAAATTTGAAGCAGAAAAGCCTGAAGATCTTCATTCTGGCCAAACCACTCAGGCTCGTTTAAACCTAGGAAACCCTAAAAATGCATTGATGTTGAATAAGGGAAATTTCTATGGAGAAACAGCAGGACAATGGGTTTATGTTTTGGCTGAGGATGGAAAAACTGCACAAAAAAGAAAGATCCGTATTGGTGATCAAAACATACATAAATATGAAATACTTGAAGGTCTAAAACCTGGAGAAAAAGTAGTTATTTCTCAATATAACTTATTAGGTGACTACGATCAGATAGTATTCGAATAA
- a CDS encoding GntR family transcriptional regulator, whose amino-acid sequence MEFKNTKSIFTQIGDDVKDKIMEGEYKESGKIPSTRELAGIVGVNPNTTIKAYSVLQQEGIIYTQRGKGYFVSEGAKNIILKSKQEEFFTDTLPETVETANKLGISFEELQNYLKELYHEEK is encoded by the coding sequence ATGGAGTTTAAAAACACAAAAAGCATTTTCACCCAAATAGGAGATGATGTAAAAGATAAAATTATGGAAGGAGAATATAAAGAATCTGGAAAAATTCCCTCAACAAGAGAATTAGCAGGGATAGTGGGTGTAAATCCAAATACAACAATAAAAGCCTATTCAGTATTACAACAAGAAGGAATTATTTATACTCAAAGAGGAAAAGGATACTTTGTAAGTGAAGGAGCCAAAAACATAATTTTAAAATCAAAACAAGAAGAATTCTTCACTGATACGTTGCCAGAAACGGTAGAAACAGCCAATAAATTAGGAATATCATTTGAAGAACTTCAGAACTATTTAAAAGAATTATACCATGAAGAAAAGTAA
- a CDS encoding sigma-54-dependent transcriptional regulator produces the protein MGNLLIIDDNISIHATLEIILEPYFDKITALADPQEIMKTLAVEDYQVVLLDMNFSPGLNTGAEGIRWLKKIKETYPAISVVMMTAYGHVELAVESLKIGASDFILKPWENRKLLATLQSALQLSESKNEIKELKQKAKALRTEENIFPEIIGESAVMKSMMSLIEKVGMTDTNILITGENGTGKELVAKAIHHFSKRNQEQLVEVDMGAVSETLFESELFGHVKGAFTDAHQDRIGKFELANKGSLFLDEIGNLSFSLQAKLLAALQNRQITKVGGNKVIPIDIRLISATNKNLFKMVENEEFRQDLLYRINTIQIEVPALRERGDDIVLLANHFKNLLAKKYDKGDLQFSESALDKLTKYHWPGNVRELQHTIERAVILTDSIQISAELIVTSSTENTDVKTLNMADMEEMLIKKALKRHPQNISAAAGELGVTRQTLYNKMKKLGLS, from the coding sequence ATGGGCAACCTATTAATCATTGATGATAACATTTCCATTCATGCCACTTTGGAAATCATATTAGAACCTTACTTTGATAAAATCACAGCTTTAGCAGATCCTCAAGAGATCATGAAAACCTTAGCAGTTGAAGACTATCAAGTAGTGTTATTGGATATGAATTTTTCTCCAGGGTTAAATACCGGAGCGGAAGGAATACGATGGTTAAAGAAAATCAAGGAAACTTACCCGGCCATATCAGTGGTGATGATGACTGCTTATGGACATGTTGAATTAGCGGTTGAATCCTTGAAAATAGGTGCATCTGACTTTATTTTAAAACCATGGGAAAATAGAAAATTATTGGCTACGCTACAGTCTGCCTTACAACTGAGTGAATCCAAAAATGAAATCAAGGAATTAAAGCAGAAAGCGAAAGCATTACGTACAGAAGAAAACATCTTTCCTGAAATCATTGGAGAATCTGCTGTCATGAAATCAATGATGTCGTTGATTGAGAAAGTGGGAATGACAGACACCAATATTTTAATTACAGGTGAGAATGGAACAGGTAAAGAATTAGTCGCAAAGGCAATTCATCATTTTTCTAAAAGAAATCAGGAACAATTAGTAGAAGTAGATATGGGAGCCGTATCTGAAACACTTTTTGAAAGTGAACTATTTGGTCATGTGAAAGGCGCCTTTACGGATGCACACCAAGATAGAATTGGTAAGTTTGAATTAGCCAATAAAGGTTCTCTTTTTCTAGATGAAATTGGTAACCTTTCATTTTCCCTTCAAGCCAAACTATTAGCGGCACTTCAAAATCGTCAGATTACAAAGGTGGGCGGAAATAAAGTAATTCCTATTGATATTCGACTGATCTCAGCCACCAATAAGAACTTATTCAAAATGGTGGAAAATGAAGAATTTCGCCAAGATTTACTTTATAGAATCAATACCATACAAATAGAAGTTCCGGCATTAAGAGAAAGAGGAGATGATATTGTATTATTAGCAAATCATTTTAAAAATTTGTTGGCAAAGAAATATGATAAAGGAGATTTACAATTTTCGGAATCAGCTCTTGATAAATTAACGAAATACCATTGGCCGGGTAATGTTAGAGAACTTCAACATACGATCGAAAGAGCCGTTATTTTAACAGACAGTATTCAAATCAGTGCTGAATTAATTGTAACTTCTTCTACAGAAAACACTGATGTCAAAACATTAAACATGGCTGATATGGAAGAAATGTTGATAAAGAAAGCTTTGAAAAGACACCCACAAAATATTAGTGCAGCGGCTGGAGAATTGGGGGTAACACGTCAGACTCTTTATAATAAGATGAAGAAATTAGGATTATCATGA
- a CDS encoding ABC transporter permease encodes MYKIYFNLAIRNLWKNYQNTLINLLGLTLGLGSALFIFLFYHLETNFDNYYNEDIYRVNYKLNWNGKIYNHAHANYPHGANFKEDIDNIEDYAIIDNPFESNSFYLNNENYKGIKMSVTNNHYLHFFNIPLLKGNKETALKNKEDILISSSFAQRFYPNEDPIGKEVEIYGDQFLIKGIFQDQPTNSHLQYDVLTSIEFMKANDYFLGWGGGSVFNLYLKFKHENEIPNSLAKINKILKDKYEEDNYSVVASIQPITDIHLKSSHLEYDVDTSRSYENYWVIISIGIIILALSLLNFTVLYTAQKDEEVQTLSLMKIYGAHQRDILFSTSVEVSLMIAFAVFVSFLGLILILPFLNQQLNTQVQLSNYPLLILLFYFGVGGLLTFLLSYTSLRGVKKSSLVSSLNGNTQLFNSKGRGEKAILILQFAMVFILSFIGLTIYNQHQYLLKKDLGFQHENVLALNLKALRDLPQKELDTFKQEVKKIAGVETVSFSSQMIGLGLTQNGYKIGDSEKFPNCSALFVDTDFLDCFGLKIKDGETFTSNPNINKHQYLVNDAFTKLDGWEGLGTKVQRNEDDFKVVGIVSDFSFNDLTKEEMPLIISTYPYKDWGGFRYINIKYSSANPISFAHKIEDLWKKDHPDIRTQVFFYDNALMNNYNWLQGQQQVGLFFGIITLLIAIAGLWGITRFSVLKRTKEVSLRRVNGATRGQVILLFNKSYLQWILLSFLIAIPIANYFGNDWLSSFPNRISIDYIAWFILGGFIALLSIVTITKICWKVVNTNPSEVLRDL; translated from the coding sequence ATGTATAAGATTTATTTTAATTTAGCGATTCGGAATTTATGGAAGAACTATCAAAACACGCTTATCAATCTTCTAGGGTTGACTTTAGGGTTAGGTAGTGCTTTATTTATTTTCCTGTTTTATCATCTAGAAACAAACTTTGATAATTACTATAATGAAGACATTTATAGAGTAAACTATAAACTCAATTGGAATGGTAAGATTTATAATCATGCACACGCCAATTATCCTCATGGAGCAAATTTTAAAGAAGATATTGATAATATTGAGGATTACGCTATCATCGATAACCCATTTGAATCCAATTCTTTTTATCTCAATAATGAGAATTACAAAGGGATAAAAATGTCGGTTACGAATAATCACTACCTTCATTTTTTTAATATTCCATTACTTAAAGGAAACAAAGAAACAGCTTTAAAAAACAAAGAAGATATTCTTATTTCTTCTTCGTTCGCTCAGCGTTTTTATCCTAATGAAGATCCTATTGGTAAAGAGGTAGAAATCTATGGAGATCAATTTTTGATCAAAGGTATTTTTCAAGATCAGCCTACCAATAGTCATCTACAATATGATGTTTTGACTTCCATTGAATTTATGAAAGCCAACGACTACTTTTTAGGATGGGGTGGTGGTAGTGTTTTCAACTTATATTTAAAATTTAAACATGAAAATGAGATTCCTAATTCTTTAGCCAAAATCAATAAAATACTAAAAGATAAATATGAAGAGGACAATTATTCAGTAGTCGCTTCAATACAACCTATAACTGATATTCATTTAAAGTCATCTCATTTAGAATATGATGTTGATACCTCAAGATCGTATGAAAATTATTGGGTGATCATTTCCATTGGTATCATCATTTTAGCCTTATCCTTACTTAATTTTACAGTTTTATATACAGCTCAAAAAGATGAAGAGGTACAAACATTATCTCTTATGAAAATCTACGGAGCCCACCAACGAGATATCTTGTTTTCTACTAGTGTCGAAGTTAGCCTAATGATTGCTTTTGCAGTCTTTGTTTCTTTCCTAGGGCTAATCCTTATTTTACCTTTCTTAAATCAACAACTCAATACCCAAGTACAACTATCAAATTATCCTTTACTGATTCTTTTATTCTATTTTGGAGTAGGTGGGCTTCTTACTTTTTTACTGAGTTATACTTCTTTAAGAGGAGTCAAAAAGTCATCTTTAGTCAGTAGTTTAAATGGAAACACTCAACTTTTCAATTCTAAAGGAAGAGGAGAGAAAGCCATTCTTATTTTACAATTCGCAATGGTATTTATTCTGTCATTTATTGGTCTTACTATTTACAATCAACATCAATATTTATTGAAAAAAGACCTTGGTTTTCAACATGAAAATGTACTTGCTTTAAACTTAAAAGCACTAAGAGATTTACCACAAAAAGAGTTGGATACTTTTAAGCAAGAAGTAAAGAAAATTGCGGGTGTAGAAACGGTATCTTTTTCTTCTCAAATGATTGGATTAGGATTGACTCAGAATGGTTATAAAATTGGTGACTCTGAAAAATTTCCGAATTGCTCTGCCTTATTTGTGGATACAGATTTCTTAGATTGTTTTGGTTTAAAAATAAAGGATGGAGAAACATTCACCTCTAATCCCAATATAAATAAACATCAGTATCTCGTAAATGATGCTTTTACAAAGTTAGATGGATGGGAAGGACTAGGAACAAAAGTGCAGAGAAATGAGGATGATTTTAAAGTCGTTGGTATCGTTTCTGATTTTTCTTTTAATGATCTTACAAAAGAAGAAATGCCTTTAATTATCTCTACTTATCCCTACAAAGATTGGGGTGGTTTCAGATATATCAATATTAAATATTCTTCTGCAAACCCTATTTCTTTTGCTCATAAAATAGAGGATTTATGGAAAAAGGATCATCCAGATATCAGAACACAAGTTTTCTTCTATGATAATGCTTTAATGAACAACTACAATTGGCTTCAAGGACAACAGCAAGTCGGTTTATTCTTTGGTATTATCACCTTATTGATTGCGATTGCAGGACTATGGGGAATCACTCGTTTTTCAGTTTTAAAACGTACCAAAGAAGTAAGTCTCCGAAGAGTAAATGGAGCAACAAGAGGACAAGTTATACTTCTTTTCAACAAAAGCTATTTACAATGGATTTTACTTTCTTTCCTAATAGCTATTCCGATTGCCAACTACTTTGGTAATGATTGGTTATCTAGCTTCCCTAATAGAATTAGCATTGATTATATCGCTTGGTTTATTTTGGGTGGATTTATCGCTTTACTATCCATTGTTACCATTACTAAAATTTGTTGGAAAGTAGTCAATACTAACCCTTCTGAAGTACTGCGTGATTTATAA
- a CDS encoding ABC transporter ATP-binding protein yields the protein MKQLLNIMVSINNLQFSYSKKATILDQLHLELDAGKIVGVLGKNGAGKSTFFKLMSGLLQPKKGTIDILGENPFSRYPSFLSKLFFVPEEFELPPIPIRTFITSTSKFYPRFDHRLVYELLEKFDLEDNVNLKGLSYGQKKKVIIAFALATKAELILMDEPTNGLDIPSKDIFRKIMAGHFEEDQLIMISTHQVKDIDTIIDHLIVLDNGGVIYNESIFDLTQKYDFLKVQQLKVSDTLYAEPILGGYKTIAPKQEQEDTQVDLELFFNALINDYKKFI from the coding sequence TTGAAACAACTATTAAATATTATGGTGTCAATTAATAATCTTCAATTTAGTTATTCTAAAAAAGCAACAATTCTTGATCAACTTCACTTAGAACTTGATGCAGGTAAAATTGTGGGAGTATTAGGAAAAAATGGAGCAGGAAAAAGTACTTTCTTTAAACTCATGAGTGGCTTACTTCAACCGAAGAAAGGTACTATTGATATTCTTGGAGAAAATCCTTTTTCGAGATATCCCTCTTTTTTATCAAAGCTCTTTTTTGTACCAGAGGAATTTGAATTACCTCCTATTCCAATCAGAACTTTTATCACAAGTACTTCTAAATTCTATCCTCGATTTGATCACCGATTGGTTTATGAATTGCTTGAAAAGTTTGATTTAGAAGACAATGTAAATCTTAAAGGACTCTCATATGGTCAGAAGAAAAAGGTGATTATAGCCTTTGCATTAGCAACAAAAGCTGAATTGATTCTGATGGATGAACCAACCAATGGTTTAGATATTCCTTCAAAAGATATCTTTAGAAAGATCATGGCAGGGCATTTTGAGGAAGATCAACTAATCATGATTTCTACACATCAGGTAAAAGATATTGATACAATCATAGATCACTTGATAGTTTTAGATAATGGTGGAGTGATTTACAATGAGTCAATTTTTGACCTTACACAGAAGTATGACTTCTTGAAAGTTCAGCAACTTAAAGTTTCAGATACGCTTTATGCTGAACCAATCTTGGGAGGTTACAAAACAATCGCTCCTAAACAAGAACAAGAAGATACGCAAGTTGACCTTGAATTATTCTTCAATGCCTTAATCAATGACTATAAAAAATTTATATAA
- a CDS encoding NmrA/HSCARG family protein translates to MEKKIIVVIGATGAQGSGVVKALKESTDFVVRAVTRNPEKYDGLADEAVAADLTDASTLPKALENAYGVFGVTNFWEPNKVSEVEQGQNLINAAKEAGVKHFVWSTLPNVEEISDDTFDVPHFTGKAKLNAIVAEAGFETYTLVEPPFYYQNFVGMLAPQQLEDGTTGWALPIDPAAKVIHMGDISELGNLVASAFIKPEEANGKLLSFVGGIYSFNEVIDIYKSQGIEYSFQYVPADIFSGLFEGAAEIAQMLLYFEAHTYMGPDAVAHSNAADKITIKPFTSLDKWVKAQTIEA, encoded by the coding sequence ATGGAAAAGAAAATCATAGTAGTAATCGGAGCAACAGGTGCACAAGGAAGTGGAGTAGTTAAAGCATTAAAAGAATCAACTGATTTTGTAGTTAGAGCAGTAACTAGAAATCCTGAGAAATATGATGGCTTAGCTGACGAAGCAGTTGCAGCTGATCTTACAGATGCATCTACATTACCTAAAGCATTGGAAAATGCATATGGTGTATTTGGAGTGACAAACTTCTGGGAACCTAATAAAGTTTCTGAAGTTGAGCAAGGTCAAAACCTTATTAATGCAGCTAAAGAAGCAGGAGTAAAACACTTTGTATGGTCAACACTTCCAAATGTTGAAGAAATCAGTGATGATACTTTTGATGTTCCTCACTTTACAGGTAAAGCTAAATTAAATGCAATTGTTGCTGAAGCTGGTTTTGAAACTTATACTTTAGTTGAACCTCCATTCTATTACCAAAACTTTGTGGGTATGTTAGCTCCACAACAGTTGGAAGATGGTACTACAGGATGGGCTTTACCAATTGATCCCGCTGCTAAAGTTATTCATATGGGAGATATTTCTGAATTAGGAAATTTAGTTGCTAGTGCTTTCATAAAACCTGAAGAAGCTAATGGTAAATTATTATCTTTTGTAGGTGGTATATATAGCTTCAATGAGGTAATTGATATTTATAAATCTCAAGGTATTGAGTATTCATTCCAATATGTTCCTGCTGATATCTTCTCTGGTTTATTTGAAGGAGCAGCGGAAATTGCTCAAATGTTATTGTACTTTGAGGCACATACTTATATGGGGCCTGATGCTGTAGCTCATTCTAACGCTGCAGATAAAATTACAATCAAACCTTTTACTTCATTAGATAAATGGGTAAAAGCACAAACTATAGAGGCTTAA
- a CDS encoding TolC family protein has product MKKLIYIYLLIIIPLSTKADSLWTLKKCVQYAIENNLSIYQEALKVNQASIDVKNVKWQYAPTIGSSINGTFNAGRSIDPGTNTYIDHQFFNNTSDLSLNWTLFQGFKKKYQLKFEEYQLQASKFQLQNAKEKLVFEVVQAFYDVEYNYELWEITKAQIKLSQTIVDRAVYQQDLGLKASADVAEMRAQLEKERMLSLQAHNKMMEAKSRLVNIMNYTSSLNSLSLEFEQLSILSKNFGNEEQLYTTFFQQSALLKTHFLSLQSRNEKLKSEKASYLPEFSLYANMNTGYFQTNTDESGNVIQFREQWKNNMNQMVGVRLYIPIFHQNTQRLAVQRTKIQVVESEALLNQQQQELKRTIGNDLREWKAFQKEIEQGEKVKEASELAYDVAVQKYEEGLIDIVTLLTVKQKLGQAEVDLLLSELNYLLKEKLLMFYQGEKFWI; this is encoded by the coding sequence ATGAAAAAATTAATATACATATATCTACTTATCATCATTCCTTTATCTACAAAGGCTGATAGTTTATGGACCTTAAAAAAATGTGTTCAATATGCTATAGAAAATAACCTTTCTATCTATCAAGAAGCTTTAAAAGTTAACCAAGCTTCTATTGATGTGAAAAATGTAAAATGGCAATATGCACCAACTATCGGAAGTAGTATTAATGGGACTTTCAATGCAGGTCGTTCTATTGACCCTGGAACTAATACTTATATCGATCATCAATTTTTTAATAACACCTCCGATCTCAGTTTAAACTGGACTTTATTTCAAGGCTTCAAGAAAAAGTACCAATTGAAATTTGAAGAGTATCAACTTCAAGCATCAAAATTCCAATTGCAGAACGCTAAGGAAAAGTTGGTGTTTGAAGTAGTTCAGGCTTTTTATGATGTAGAGTACAATTATGAATTATGGGAAATTACGAAAGCACAAATCAAACTATCTCAAACTATTGTTGACAGAGCTGTTTATCAGCAAGACTTAGGTTTGAAAGCTTCTGCTGATGTTGCTGAAATGAGAGCTCAACTAGAAAAAGAAAGAATGTTGTCTTTACAAGCTCATAATAAAATGATGGAAGCAAAATCAAGATTAGTCAACATCATGAATTACACTTCCTCTCTTAATTCTTTATCACTAGAGTTTGAGCAGCTTTCTATTCTTTCTAAAAACTTTGGCAATGAAGAACAGCTTTACACAACATTCTTCCAACAGTCTGCTTTACTTAAAACGCACTTTTTATCACTTCAAAGTAGGAATGAAAAATTGAAAAGTGAGAAGGCTAGCTACCTTCCAGAATTCAGTTTATATGCCAATATGAATACGGGGTATTTTCAAACCAATACAGATGAAAGTGGAAATGTTATTCAGTTTAGAGAGCAATGGAAAAACAATATGAATCAAATGGTAGGAGTACGATTATATATTCCAATTTTTCATCAAAATACTCAACGTTTAGCCGTTCAAAGAACTAAAATTCAAGTTGTAGAATCAGAAGCTCTTTTAAATCAACAGCAGCAGGAGTTAAAAAGAACTATAGGAAATGATTTAAGGGAATGGAAAGCTTTTCAAAAAGAAATAGAACAAGGAGAAAAGGTAAAAGAAGCGAGTGAATTGGCTTATGATGTTGCAGTACAAAAATATGAAGAAGGATTGATTGATATCGTCACTTTATTAACAGTAAAACAAAAACTGGGACAAGCCGAAGTTGATCTTCTTTTATCGGAATTGAATTACCTCTTAAAAGAGAAATTATTGATGTTTTATCAGGGGGAGAAGTTTTGGATTTAG
- a CDS encoding sporulation protein, translating into MFNKFLAKIGIGGASVKTKVLTEHLMPSKPFKLDITVQGGKIEQAISGIEIDLNTISERVHLHEKERRQVFEEHTIVSWYLKYDFILQPEEVKTIPFEGVLDKETPITKLLTQVENKSKIEFKTYINLDSSFDTKRKTKFDVLLHHLFLLLLKV; encoded by the coding sequence ATGTTCAATAAATTCTTAGCTAAAATTGGCATTGGAGGTGCTAGTGTCAAAACAAAAGTGCTTACAGAACATTTAATGCCAAGTAAACCTTTTAAATTAGATATTACTGTTCAAGGAGGAAAAATAGAACAGGCAATTTCTGGTATTGAAATCGACTTAAATACTATTTCGGAAAGAGTACATCTTCACGAAAAAGAAAGGAGACAAGTTTTTGAAGAACATACAATAGTATCTTGGTATTTAAAATATGATTTCATTCTCCAGCCTGAAGAAGTAAAAACAATACCATTTGAAGGTGTTTTGGATAAAGAAACTCCTATCACTAAACTACTGACACAAGTAGAAAATAAAAGCAAAATAGAATTTAAAACTTACATCAATTTAGACTCGTCTTTTGATACTAAAAGAAAAACAAAATTTGATGTACTTCTACATCATTTATTTCTGCTTTTATTGAAAGTATGA